A window of Oncorhynchus kisutch isolate 150728-3 linkage group LG23, Okis_V2, whole genome shotgun sequence genomic DNA:
gacgagcagttcttgtgctgacgttgcttccagtggTAGTTCGCAattctgtagtgagtgttgcaactgaggatagacagcactcgccggtcccgttctgtgagcttgtgtggcctaccacttcgcgcctgagccgttgttgctcctataagtttccacttcacaataacagcatgtACAGTTggccagggcagaaatttgatgaactaactttattggaaaagtggcatcctatgacgattccacgttgaaagtcactgaactctttagtacgggccattctactgccaatgtttgtttatggagattgattgcatggctgtgtcctcgattttatatacctgtcaggttGGCTGTGTAGTATACCTTTTAGTCTGTTTGTCTCCATAGTTAAAAATGAGAAAATCGCTAAAGACAAGTAGAAGCTAATGGCATCATGACTAACTTAATCTCTGTGTCTTCAGGTGTGGCAGATCCCAGAGAATGGGCTGGTCACCCCGCTGGCTGAGCCTGTGGTGGTGTTGGAGGGACACTCCAAGAGGGTGGGCATCGTCACCTGGCACCCCACGGCCCGGAACGTCCTCATGAGTGCAGGTAGAGACAGCTTTGACACTCTGCTCTCACACAAGGAGTGTGGCATGTTCGGCATGGAGTACATTTGTCACATCAGCTCTGAGAATACAAGGCCTCTTCTATATTTTCCAATCTACTGTAGGACTGCACTCTGCTCTGAGACAGAGGCATGTGGATTCTAACTGTAGTTTGTTTGTGTCTGTCCTTCCAGGCTGTGACAACCTGATCATCATCTGGAATGTGGGTACGGGCGAGGCCATGATCCAGCTGGAGGACATGCACCCTGACGTCATCTTCAGCGCCTGCTGGAGCCGCAACGGAGCCCTCATCTGCACCGCCTGCAAGGACAAGAAGATCCGCGTAATCGATCCCCGCAAGGAGAAGATTGTGGCGGTGTGTGGGCTGGGGACTCTGGGGGTTGGCTTGATATGCGCTCTTCTCTTTCATACTCattcacaaacacatacacaccctcCTACCGAGACGTGTTATTGGTGCTCAAACATACGATCCTCTCTGACAGATGTGCTGTGTCTTTTCAGGAGAAGGACAAGGCCCACGATGGAGCACGGCCTATGAGAGCCATCTTCCTGGCTGACGGAAACATCTTCACCACCGGCTTCAGCCGCATGAGCGAGCGGCAGCTAGCCCTCTGGAACCCTGTACGTCACCTCccaaccagagacacacacacacacacacatagatgcaCATATCCTTATCTAGCCACTTATCTATCTAAGcacatgaaatgtatttattgtgtTAACAGAAAAGCATGGAGGAACCAATATCAGTCCATGAACTGGACACCAGTAATGGAGTGTTGCTGCCTTTTTACGACGCAGACACCAACGTGGTGTACCTGTGTGGGAAGGTGAGGATGATATGCTTGTTAGAGATGTCATGTATTTCCTAAATCCCTGTCTTATCCCCCAAACCCGATTAGCACCAATAGTTTCCCATCTGGATGGCGGATGAGTGTGACGTCCGTCTTTCTGGGAGGATTTGTCGTTTTCTATGAACCTGACACTGTTAAAGTGCAGCGGCAGAGTATCGCTCGGGTTTTCTCAGTAAGCTCTCGTCTCTGTTCAGGGTGACAGTAGCATCCGGTACTTTGAGATCACAGACGAGGCTCCGTTCGTGCACTACCTCAACACCTTCTCCAGCAAGGAGCCCCAGAGGGGTATGGGGTACATGCCCAAACGTGGACTGGATGTCAATAAGTGCGAGATTGCCAGGTAACAACCATACACTTAGAAAGATGGCTTTGAGACCTTCTCCTTTCGTCCACTAGAGGGAGGGCTTGTTGCGCTATTTGAGAGAACAGTCCCAATGCCTTTGATTCCCACAGCTGTACATCCTCATCATATTTTATCTATTTCCCTTGCAGGTTTTATAAACTACATGAGAGAAAGTGTGAACCAATCATCATGACAGTCCCCCGAAAGGTTTGTCTCTTCCTTTTACTCTTTGACTAACTATTTTTAAAGTTGAAAGATATTGATGCTATAAAAAAAGAGTGCAATTGTCTTTCAGATGTGGGCAATATTAAGAATGGATTACAGTCCACCACTGACTAGAGTACAATCCTAACTGATACCATTACGTCTCTCTcgccatcccacacacacacatagtcggACCTGTTCCAGGATGACCTTTACCCGGACACAGCGGGACCAGACTGTGCCATCGAGGCAGAGGACTGGTTTGATGGGAAGAACGGTGAGCCTATCCTGATCTCCCTGAAAAACGGCTATGTCCCCGGAAAGAACCGTGACCTCAAGGTGGTCAAGAAGTCcaatgtcctggagggcaagctAGCCAAGAAAGCAGAGAACACCTCGCCTGCCCAGAGCAAGGCCTCTCCACATCCCTGTACAGTGAGTAGGACTGGACAGTTAccgtaacaacaacaacatagtgaATAAAACTGTACTGTAACACTGGCAACAGTCAAGATGTATTAAGGTAAACTAAATAAATCAGTGACTAGATTTGGATCTCAAAGATCGATATTAAATCATTTTAGCCATTAGATGGTTTGTGACGATGTCTCTTGTCATTTTTTAACTTGTAGTTCTTTCTCTTTATCACAGCAAAATGAAGGGAAACTGGAGGAGCTACTGCGAGAAGTCAAGTCGCTCAGAGACCTTGTCACCCTACAGGACCGCCGAATTGCCAAACTGGAGGACCAGATCTCCAAGGTTGCCATCTAAGACTCGACCCCCGCTCAGGACCATTCATTGGTTGGGAGAGAATCAAGTGTGCGGGAGCCAGCCACTGGCAAAATTGCAGAATTCGGCTTCATCAATTCCGCTTGGCATCTTCCCAGCGACGATCCCAAGCACGCATTCCAAGatgaacttttttttttctcatcatgCCTACCCTCACACTTTCCTCTAAAAAAAACTTCGAGAAAAAACTGTTGCAATTCATAGTCCACTTTTTACTGGGGATGAAACGCATTTAAATATCTGCAATTTTTTTGTTGAATGGAAAGTCTTACctttttgttattgttttaaaTTGTGGTCAAGAACATTTATGTGAAGTTTTTACTTAATGCCATTACTCTCAACAGTTGTATGTAACCATCAGTATTGCCATATTCCCTTGATTTTTGTGCTGCCAAAttgaaatggtgtgtgtgtgtgtggttcatgCACCACTTTTACATTTTAGGTTTTTGTGTCTTCTCTCCTGTTGTGCATTCCAGTTACAGACTATACTATCATAGAATAATTTAGTCAAAGATAATAATTATTTTCAAACCAACTATAGCTGTTTACTGTTGCAAAAGAAAGACAAAATAAATCTGCATTtcttttttccttttctttttgcCAAGCCAACTGCTTGTATTAAGCATCAGATCACTGAATGTGAAGGAAGTGCTTCTGATCATACGTTTAGCTTCTGCTCTTCTGGGTATAGATTTGAACTGTGGCGGTGTCTGGAGGCATTGGGGTAAACTGCAGCTCTCGCTGGTGTAAATGTTGTGTAAGTGTAGTGGTGCCTCCATCACGCTGTGGCTGGTATTAAGGGGTCAATCTGAGGTCCCCTCTCCGGTGCATGTTGTGGCATTTGGAAAGGACCACTCTCAGCACTTGTTTCACTCAAACCTTTGACATATAGTTCTGTGCATGCAATAAAGATTTTACTCATGCACATGTCTTCTCCACAATAAATCCCTTAAATTCTTTCTTTGCACTAACTTCTCCTTCTGTCCTTTCTCCTCTGTATGTTTTCCTGGCCTGCAATGAAATGATCCACACACTGAAACAGGCAGAGCAGTGCGGAGTCTGATGCAAGACAGATCAAGTGGGATTTTAGAGACCATTAGGctaatatcatacccccaagacatgctaacctctcaccgttTCAATAATgtgaggttagcattttttgggggggggagatATATTTGTCCGTTTAACTTTCTCACTTATAGCCGATTCATTCAAggctatccgtaatcatggtagcatctacattaatgtagaagtgttgagaaacattctattcttacaatgaaagtgactccaaaatcacacaatacattatttaccattcatttcaatTGGACACCGAATGATCTGAaacgcaaccaaaacaaacaaatgCATCTAACAAATGTGTAACGTCACaaacttgatgtaatcattgttaggaatatgggaccaaatactagaCTTTTTCCTAATAGAAGTGAATTTGtctcaatacttttggtcccctaaaatgggggggactatgtacaaaaagtgctgtaatttctaaacaatTCACCCAGTaaggatgaaaataccctcaaattaaaggtgACGGTCGTCACTTTAACATAGGCATTGTATCATTTAAATCCAAAGTGTTGGAGTACAGAGCCTAAATTACGGAGGGCACTGAAATGATACAATGGTATTATCAAACATTTGTTTGATAATGACATAGAAACTGAAATTATCATTAAACAAGACATCCAGAATTCAAGATCCAATAACTAGTCTCAGTGCAATCATAAGATCCTTTGTTCCGACAACAGAGACGGTGTAAAAACATCAAAAGCATAGAGTAGGGGTTCTCCTGGCTTCCTGTCCAGACAGGCTGCATCTCCTGTGGTTCTGGTGGGGCTGTTCTTATCAGACAGAATGGGAAGGGAGTGGGGTCAGAGGGCCTTTGtctgacagccagacagacacagggaACCAGTGGGTGGATGAGGGGATGAAGGTGGACTAAGGGGACTTTGTACGTTAGATGAAAGGATAAAAGCATAAGGATGGGAGTTCGAGGACGAAGTGGATTTGGGTAGTCTGATGGGAACTTGTTTTTTTAGGGACATGTTACCTACCACATACTTTTGTttactatacagtggggcaaaaaagtatttagtcagccaccaattgtgcaagttctcccacttaaaaagatgagagaggcctgtaattttcatcatacacatcaactatgacagaaaatcacattgtaggatttttaatgaatttatttgcaaattatggtggtaaataagtatttggtcacgtacaaacaagcaagatttctgtctctcacagacctgtaacttcttcttgaagaggctccactgtcctccactcgttacctgtattaatggcacctgtttgaacttgttatcagtataaaagacacctgtccacaacctcaaacagtcacactccaaactccactatggccaagaccaaagagctgtcaaaggacaccagaaacaaaattgtagacctgcaccaggctgtgaagactgaatctgcaataggtaagcagcttggtttgaagaaatcaactgtgggagcaattattaggaaatggaagacatacaagaccactgataatctccctcgatctggggctccacgcaagatctcaccccgtggggtcaaaatgatcacaagaacggtgagcaaaaatcccagaggGGGGACCccaggggggacctagtgaataacctgcagagagctgggaccgaagtaacaaagcctaccatcagtaacacactacgccgccagggactcaaatcctgcagtgccagacgtgtccccctgcttaagccagtacatgtccaggcctgtctgaagtttgctagagagcatttggatgatccagaagaagattgggagaatgtcatatggtcagatgaaaccaaaatagaactttttggtcaaaactcaactcgttgtgtttggaggacaaagaatgctgagttgcatccaaagaacaccatacctactgtgaaacatgggggtggaaacatcatgctttggggctgtttttctgcaaagggaccaggacgactgatccgtgtaaaggaaagaatgaatggggccatgtatcgtgagattttgagtgaaaacctccttccatcagcaagggcattgaagatgaaacgtggctgggtctttcagcatgacaatgatcccaaacacaccacccgagcaacgaaggagtggcttcgtaagaagcatttcaaggtcctggagtggcctagccagtctccagatctcaaccctatagaaaatctttggagggagttgaaagtccgtgttgcccagcaacagccccaaaacatcactgctctagaggagatctgcatggaggaatgggccaaaataccagcaacagtctgtgaaaaccttgtgaagacttacagaaaacgtttgacctctgtcattgccaacaaagggtatataacaaagtattgagataaacttttgttattgaccaaatacttattttccaccatcatttgcaaataaattcataaaaaatcctacaatgtgatttttctggattttttttcctcattttgtctgtcatagttgaagtgtacctatgatgaaaattacaggcctctcatctttttaagtgggagaacttgcacaattggtggctgactaaatacttttttgccccactgtatatacaaaagtatgtggacgccccTTCAAATTACTGGATTCATCTTTtttagccacacctgttgctgacaggtgtataaaattgagcacacggTCTTGCAATCTCCATTGAccagttgtggaaaaagtacccaagtgtcatactggagtaaaagtaaagataccttattaGAAAATTACTCcagtgaaagtcatccagtaaaatactaaatgtctaaaagtatttggtataAAATATACTTCattatcaaaagtaaaaacataaataatttcaaattattTATATAAGGCAAACCAGatagcaccattttcttgtttaatGTATGtattgccaggggcacactcaaaaactctgacataatttacaaaggaagcagatcagaggcaatagagataaccaaggatgttctcttgataagtgtgtgagtgAATTGGACCCTTTTGAGcattcagggaaaatgtatggagtaaaaagtacattattttctttaggaatgtattgaagtagaagtaaaagttgtcaaaatggccttactgaagagctcagtgactttcaacgtggcaccgtcataggatgccacttttccaacaagtcagtttgtaaaatttctgcccttctagagctgtgccggtcaactgtaagtgctgttattgttaagtggaaacatctaggagcaataacggctcagccgcgaattggtaggccacacaagcataCAGAACGGGACGTGCTGTAGTGCGTAACACgtaaaaaataatctgtcctcgattgtaacactcactacagagttccaaactgcctcttggagcaacgtcagcacaagaactgttcgttgggagcttcatgaaatgagtcagccccacacaagcctaagatcaccatgcgcaatgccaagtgtctgctggagtggtgtaaagctcgccgccattggactctgaagcagtggaaacacattttctggagtgatgaatcacgcttcaccatctggatgccatgagaatgctacctgccccaatccATAGTGTTGTAGAAAATTCTAATCAAGTGAGAGAGACTTTgtaatttcttcaaacaatcggTCTTTATTATCGATTAAGAATTGCAATAGCTGGTCAACGAACCACCCGTAGGTGATTCATCGAGGGCCCAATGATTCTGAGGAATCATGGGTCTTATATAGCTGACACTAAAAATGCTTAGTCATGGCTGGTTCCACCCCTCCCCAGGCAGATCAGGGCATCATAAGTTACCTTGTCTTCTTCTTGTGGCTGTGTGTATCGGGTCATAGCGCACAAACAAGTGATAACGTTAGTTCCTTTCT
This region includes:
- the LOC109868086 gene encoding coronin-1C-A isoform X2: MFRRVVRASKFRHVFGQAVKNDQCYDDIRVSRVTWDSSFCAVNPKFVAIIIEASGGGAFLVLPLLKTGRIDKAYPTVCGHTGPVLDIDWCPHNDHVIASGSEDCTVMVWQIPENGLVTPLAEPVVVLEGHSKRVGIVTWHPTARNVLMSAGCDNLIIIWNVGTGEAMIQLEDMHPDVIFSACWSRNGALICTACKDKKIRVIDPRKEKIVAEKDKAHDGARPMRAIFLADGNIFTTGFSRMSERQLALWNPKSMEEPISVHELDTSNGVLLPFYDADTNVVYLCGKGDSSIRYFEITDEAPFVHYLNTFSSKEPQRGMGYMPKRGLDVNKCEIARFYKLHERKCEPIIMTVPRKSDLFQDDLYPDTAGPDCAIEAEDWFDGKNGEPILISLKNGYVPGKNRDLKVVKKSNVLEGKLAKKAENTSPAQSKASPHPCTQNEGKLEELLREVKSLRDLVTLQDRRIAKLEDQISKVAI